From Candidatus Pedobacter colombiensis, one genomic window encodes:
- the purB gene encoding adenylosuccinate lyase, with product MNLSPLQAISPVDGRYRNTTHSLSKYFSESALIKYRVYVEIEYFISLCEAGLPGLDQFDKANYPKLHLIHEQFNDEHAQEVKDTEKITNHDVKAVEYFIKKQFDLLGLESYKEFIHFGLTSQDINNTAIPYTFKLALNEVYYPSIAQLIAKIRELANEWKDVPLLAHTHGQPASPTKLGKEFLVFAERLEIQLHNLKAIPNSAKFGGATGNFNAHHIAYPKINWIDFSNRFVNEALGLSRAQHTTQIEHYDQFAAQCDALKRINNIIIDMDRDIWAYISKNYFKQKIKEGEVGSSAMPHKVNPIDFENAEGNAGIANALFEFFAAKLPISRLQRDLTDSTVLRNIGVPMAHTVIAISSTLKGLNKILLNNDAIAADLENNWAVVAEAIQTILRREAYPNPYEALKDLTRTNQKITAVTMADFIDGLNVSDEIKEELKQITPFNYTGVF from the coding sequence ATGAATTTATCTCCACTTCAAGCTATTTCTCCGGTTGATGGGCGTTATAGAAATACAACCCACAGCCTTTCTAAATATTTTTCGGAATCTGCATTAATTAAATACAGAGTCTATGTAGAAATTGAATACTTCATTTCTTTGTGTGAAGCAGGATTACCCGGACTAGATCAGTTTGACAAAGCAAACTACCCTAAACTCCATTTAATTCATGAACAATTTAACGATGAACATGCTCAGGAGGTTAAAGACACTGAAAAAATAACTAACCATGATGTGAAAGCTGTTGAATATTTTATTAAAAAACAGTTCGACCTTCTTGGATTAGAAAGCTACAAAGAGTTTATTCATTTTGGCTTAACTTCTCAGGACATTAACAACACCGCTATCCCTTACACCTTTAAATTAGCCCTAAACGAAGTATATTATCCCTCTATTGCTCAATTAATTGCCAAAATAAGAGAGTTGGCTAACGAATGGAAAGATGTGCCATTATTGGCCCATACGCATGGACAACCGGCCTCTCCTACTAAATTGGGTAAAGAATTCCTTGTATTTGCTGAACGCCTGGAAATTCAACTACATAACCTCAAAGCCATTCCAAACAGTGCCAAATTTGGCGGTGCAACAGGAAATTTCAATGCACACCACATTGCTTATCCAAAAATCAATTGGATAGATTTCTCTAATCGCTTTGTAAATGAAGCTTTAGGTTTATCCCGCGCACAACACACTACACAAATTGAACATTACGATCAGTTTGCAGCACAATGTGATGCCTTGAAAAGAATTAACAACATCATTATTGATATGGACAGAGACATCTGGGCCTATATCTCTAAGAACTATTTTAAGCAAAAAATAAAAGAAGGTGAAGTAGGTTCATCGGCTATGCCACATAAGGTTAACCCAATTGATTTTGAAAATGCAGAAGGTAATGCAGGCATTGCCAATGCTTTATTCGAATTCTTCGCAGCTAAACTACCTATTTCCCGTCTGCAGAGAGATTTAACAGACTCTACTGTACTCAGAAATATAGGCGTACCAATGGCACATACAGTGATTGCAATCTCTTCTACATTAAAAGGTTTAAATAAGATTTTATTAAACAACGATGCAATTGCGGCCGACCTGGAAAACAACTGGGCAGTGGTAGCAGAAGCAATACAAACCATCCTTAGAAGAGAAGCTTATCCAAACCCTTACGAGGCACTTAAAGATTTAACCCGTACCAACCAAAAAATTACTGCAGTGACTATGGCTGATTTTATTGACGGCCTAAATGTGAGCGATGAGATTAAAGAAGAACTAAAGCAAATCACACCATTTAACTACACAGGTGTGTTTTAA
- a CDS encoding inositol monophosphatase family protein: MDYEILCSKVIAIARLTGNFIRKESMNFDAKAIEYKGLNDLVSYVDKTAEKQLVRNLAKILPEAGFTTEEKTTSRKGAVYNWIIDPLDGTTNFIHGLPTYSISIALYEEDKPVIGVVYEITRGEMFYTYQGGAAYLNNKPITVSSRPKLSDCLLATGFPYYEFDKQAQYMQLFSEMMRRCHGLRRIGSAAVDLAYVACGRFDAYFEYNLNSWDVAAGAYLVQQAGGQIMNFSGGDEFIKKREILATNGLLDEELLELMNKHFN; this comes from the coding sequence TTGGATTACGAAATATTGTGCTCAAAGGTTATTGCTATAGCCCGGCTTACAGGTAATTTTATCAGAAAGGAATCCATGAACTTTGATGCGAAAGCAATTGAGTACAAGGGGCTGAATGATTTGGTGTCTTATGTGGATAAGACTGCTGAAAAACAATTGGTCAGGAATTTAGCTAAAATCCTTCCGGAAGCCGGTTTTACTACAGAAGAAAAAACAACCAGTCGTAAGGGCGCAGTGTACAACTGGATTATTGATCCACTTGATGGTACCACTAACTTTATTCATGGATTACCTACTTATTCCATTAGTATCGCTTTGTATGAAGAAGATAAACCGGTAATTGGGGTGGTTTATGAGATTACCAGAGGCGAGATGTTTTATACTTATCAAGGCGGTGCTGCTTATTTGAATAACAAGCCCATCACCGTTTCTTCACGTCCTAAGTTGTCGGACTGTTTGTTGGCTACAGGCTTTCCTTATTATGAATTTGACAAGCAGGCTCAGTACATGCAGCTCTTTTCTGAAATGATGCGCAGGTGTCATGGATTAAGAAGGATTGGATCTGCTGCAGTAGATCTTGCATATGTGGCTTGTGGTCGCTTTGATGCCTATTTCGAATACAACCTGAACTCATGGGATGTTGCTGCCGGCGCATACCTTGTACAGCAGGCAGGCGGACAGATCATGAACTTTAGTGGAGGTGATGAGTTTATTAAGAAACGAGAGATTCTAGCTACCAATGGGTTGCTTGATGAGGAACTGCTGGAGCTGATGAATAAGCATTTTAACTAA
- a CDS encoding WG repeat-containing protein, which translates to MKRLFMPIFHLDLTSRLVAKLILLLPLFISSLFSYGQRVPYREGKLWGLADTLGKIVVSPSYTEITPAGNYVYGNTTGNYFIVKQNEKFGMLNNDRIIMSPKYQRLHADSVFIKETVSKYSQFKLYNLRGELLLKDTVNSIESLGIQSYHLYLIYTSGGAGIFWYNTKNQTIQQWVSRGLKGVTIYPNKDIFIKSKKYKIVLDPQINNFSMIPVNDNSKEPLIRGDVMPVDGLYYGSSSEAVTQRVNSDFMIKIFSFAIRANKIKLITSLQKYNSDYNRKIDSMDFNINYQKAFIGKYDSEKIIPHHFNIDVTKVDTNNVYSNYIKYTEGGKYGVIASYKIIPAVYDTLEYFSNGLKKNYFIVGKYLKGTSQIKWGIINSDNEMVLPVIYDEISRKHTGDFWMLKIEGKYGLANYAGKIEFEAKYDSIVSRDSFYSTFFISDNNKYGYINPYAKCFPVLPYKISGYKENGNYITFSLVDEKENPLGYGDKKGFLYFK; encoded by the coding sequence ATGAAACGCCTTTTCATGCCAATTTTTCACCTAGATCTGACATCTAGGTTAGTAGCAAAACTAATTCTACTGTTGCCACTTTTCATTTCCTCTTTATTCTCTTATGGTCAAAGAGTGCCATATAGAGAGGGTAAGCTCTGGGGATTGGCAGATACTTTAGGGAAAATTGTAGTGAGTCCATCATATACAGAAATAACACCAGCTGGAAACTATGTATATGGAAATACGACAGGTAACTATTTCATTGTAAAGCAAAATGAAAAATTTGGAATGTTAAATAATGATCGTATCATCATGTCTCCCAAGTACCAAAGGCTACATGCCGATTCTGTATTTATAAAGGAAACGGTCAGCAAATACAGTCAGTTTAAGCTCTACAATTTAAGAGGCGAACTTTTATTGAAAGACACAGTGAATTCCATAGAGAGTTTAGGAATTCAAAGTTATCATTTGTACCTGATTTATACGTCTGGTGGTGCAGGTATATTTTGGTATAATACGAAAAATCAAACTATCCAGCAATGGGTAAGTAGGGGACTAAAAGGTGTAACAATTTATCCGAATAAAGATATTTTTATAAAGTCCAAAAAATATAAAATTGTTTTAGATCCTCAGATAAATAATTTTAGCATGATACCTGTAAATGATAATAGTAAAGAACCACTGATAAGAGGAGATGTTATGCCTGTTGATGGATTATATTATGGGAGTAGTTCGGAAGCTGTGACTCAAAGGGTGAACAGCGACTTTATGATTAAGATCTTTTCATTTGCAATTAGGGCTAACAAAATCAAATTGATTACTAGTTTACAAAAGTATAATTCGGACTATAACAGAAAGATAGACAGTATGGATTTTAATATAAACTACCAAAAGGCGTTTATTGGAAAATATGATTCAGAAAAAATCATCCCACATCATTTCAATATTGATGTAACGAAGGTTGATACTAATAATGTTTACTCAAACTACATTAAATACACTGAAGGAGGTAAGTATGGAGTTATTGCTTCATATAAAATCATACCTGCAGTTTATGATACGCTGGAATATTTTAGCAACGGACTAAAAAAGAACTATTTTATAGTAGGGAAGTATTTGAAGGGGACTAGTCAGATAAAATGGGGGATAATCAACTCGGATAATGAAATGGTATTGCCTGTTATTTACGATGAGATTAGCCGAAAACATACAGGAGATTTCTGGATGCTTAAAATAGAAGGTAAGTATGGTTTGGCTAATTATGCTGGCAAAATAGAATTTGAGGCTAAATATGACAGTATCGTCTCAAGGGATTCCTTCTATTCCACATTCTTCATATCAGATAATAATAAGTATGGATACATTAATCCGTATGCAAAATGTTTTCCTGTACTCCCATATAAAATTAGTGGGTATAAAGAAAATGGGAATTATATCACATTCTCGTTAGTAGATGAGAAGGAGAATCCATTAGGTTATGGAGATAAAAAAGGTTTTTTATACTTCAAGTAG
- a CDS encoding serine protease — MWNEIELEGIIEDYLNGKLNDEEAKAFEELCLKDPSVDHKVVAHKVFLQSLNDYAAISDLKNKMNQAHAQIDVDTLSKQLGPHPSFIVNIWRKNKAAIAVAASFILLTVVTLYSIQQTTQQSGSVELVSRELAKIKNSQSNLIRKINSNNASKNLKPANFGGTGFALTANGYILTNLHVVADADSVYVQDSKGNSFKAVVKRKDSQYDLAILKIEDESFSPLSNLPYRLKQNVIGMGESVYTLGFPKDDAVYGQGYVSSKTGYNGDTTQYQVSIPVNPGNSGGPLLDRDGNIIGVISAKQNQVDGATFAVKSKYIQEALNSIPNDSLGRRVAFSKRSSLQGLSKPKQVDKIKDYVFMIKVYK, encoded by the coding sequence ATGTGGAACGAGATAGAGTTAGAAGGTATAATTGAGGATTACCTGAATGGTAAACTGAACGATGAAGAAGCAAAAGCTTTTGAGGAATTGTGTTTAAAAGATCCTTCGGTTGATCATAAAGTGGTTGCTCATAAAGTATTTTTGCAGTCATTAAACGATTATGCTGCAATTTCTGATCTGAAAAATAAAATGAATCAGGCGCATGCACAGATTGATGTAGACACTTTAAGTAAACAGTTAGGTCCACATCCATCATTCATTGTAAATATTTGGCGTAAAAATAAGGCAGCAATTGCTGTCGCTGCCTCATTTATCTTGCTAACTGTAGTTACACTTTATTCGATACAACAAACTACTCAGCAAAGTGGAAGCGTGGAGTTGGTGAGCAGAGAGCTGGCTAAGATTAAAAATTCTCAGAGTAACCTGATCAGAAAAATAAACTCGAATAATGCAAGCAAGAATTTGAAGCCTGCTAATTTTGGTGGTACCGGATTTGCATTAACCGCTAATGGTTATATTTTAACAAATTTACATGTCGTTGCAGATGCGGATTCTGTGTATGTTCAGGATAGCAAAGGCAATTCATTTAAAGCGGTTGTAAAACGTAAGGATTCGCAATACGATCTGGCGATTCTTAAAATTGAAGATGAATCATTTAGTCCCCTATCTAATTTGCCATATAGATTAAAGCAAAATGTGATCGGAATGGGCGAGTCAGTATATACATTAGGTTTTCCTAAAGATGATGCTGTATACGGACAAGGTTATGTAAGTTCTAAAACAGGTTATAATGGTGATACTACGCAGTATCAGGTATCGATTCCGGTTAACCCAGGTAATAGTGGCGGCCCTCTATTGGATCGTGATGGTAATATCATTGGTGTAATTAGTGCCAAGCAGAATCAGGTTGACGGCGCTACATTTGCTGTTAAATCGAAATATATTCAAGAGGCATTAAACTCTATTCCTAATGATTCTTTAGGGAGAAGGGTAGCATTTAGCAAAAGAAGTTCACTGCAAGGCTTAAGCAAGCCGAAGCAAGTTGATAAAATAAAGGATTATGTATTTATGATCAAGGTTTATAAATAA
- a CDS encoding NifU family protein codes for MTINVYTEQTPNPATMKFMVNKLLINGSEDFATKESAEHSPFAKELFKFNFVNGVFFASNFVTITKTEDAEWADIEPILKEFVKGAVESEYKIKEDTSAEAPAFEGTELEIKIQQILHDYVRPAVEQDGGAISYKSFDEGVVTVELRGSCSGCPSSTITLKSGIQNLLQRMVPEVKEVVSEAL; via the coding sequence ATGACGATCAACGTATATACAGAACAAACACCAAATCCTGCTACAATGAAATTCATGGTCAATAAATTATTGATCAATGGCAGCGAAGATTTTGCAACTAAAGAAAGTGCTGAGCACTCTCCTTTTGCAAAAGAATTGTTTAAATTCAACTTCGTGAATGGTGTTTTTTTTGCAAGTAACTTTGTAACTATCACCAAAACAGAAGATGCAGAATGGGCAGATATTGAGCCTATTTTGAAGGAATTTGTAAAAGGAGCAGTTGAATCTGAATACAAAATAAAAGAAGACACTTCGGCCGAAGCACCTGCTTTTGAAGGAACTGAATTGGAAATTAAAATTCAGCAAATCCTGCACGATTATGTTCGCCCTGCGGTTGAACAGGATGGTGGCGCAATTAGCTATAAATCATTTGATGAAGGTGTAGTAACCGTAGAACTGAGAGGTTCTTGCAGTGGATGCCCTTCTTCTACCATCACACTTAAATCGGGAATTCAGAACTTATTACAACGTATGGTTCCTGAAGTGAAAGAAGTAGTTTCAGAAGCTTTGTAG
- a CDS encoding UbiX family flavin prenyltransferase codes for MRKKKIIVAITGASGSIYAKLLLDSLLKLSDQVDKVGVVMSDNAKEVWRFELDNEDYDLYPFTFYPKMDFNAPFASGSAKYDTMIIIPCSMGTLGRIAHGISNDLISRAADVVLKERRKLIAVVRDTPFSLIHINNMKTVTEAGGIICPASPSFYSLPKTIEEVAQTVVSRVIDLAGLEQDSYRWNEE; via the coding sequence ATGAGGAAGAAGAAAATAATTGTTGCAATTACCGGAGCGAGTGGCTCTATTTACGCTAAATTGCTATTGGATAGTTTGTTGAAATTGTCTGATCAGGTAGATAAAGTTGGCGTAGTGATGTCCGATAATGCAAAAGAGGTTTGGCGTTTTGAGTTGGACAATGAAGATTATGATCTTTATCCGTTTACATTTTACCCTAAAATGGATTTCAATGCCCCTTTCGCATCAGGCTCTGCAAAATATGACACCATGATTATTATTCCTTGCTCGATGGGAACCCTTGGCCGGATAGCCCATGGAATTTCGAATGACTTAATTTCAAGGGCGGCTGACGTGGTACTTAAAGAACGTAGAAAATTGATCGCAGTGGTGCGTGATACGCCTTTTAGCCTCATCCATATCAATAATATGAAAACTGTAACCGAAGCAGGAGGGATCATTTGTCCAGCCAGCCCCTCGTTTTATAGCCTTCCCAAAACCATTGAAGAAGTGGCGCAAACGGTGGTAAGCAGAGTTATTGACCTGGCAGGGCTAGAGCAGGATAGTTACCGTTGGAATGAGGAATAA
- a CDS encoding helix-turn-helix domain-containing protein: MKPQLLKVSNNLVNSFSARRDKVPYINNRWHYHAEVELIYFKKGSGTQFIGDNIKRFSSGDIVLVGAHLPHYWKFDDSYFNEGEANNADVVVVHFCENFWGSHFLSLPENKGMKLTLERAQRGIQILDKSKRHIGELMEEILSATGPRRIILLMEAILAIESSAQAKPLSSMGFRNNFEETENDRINAIYNYSLTHFKRKIQMEEMAAVANISPNSFCRYFKTRTRKTYTQFISEIRVGHACKLLIEDSMNVKQICYESGFHNFASFHKHFKIITGQSPLNYQKSYLSK, encoded by the coding sequence ATGAAACCACAACTACTTAAAGTCTCCAATAACCTGGTCAATTCTTTTAGCGCAAGGAGAGACAAGGTACCCTACATTAACAATCGCTGGCATTACCATGCCGAAGTGGAGCTGATTTACTTTAAAAAAGGTAGCGGCACACAATTTATTGGAGATAATATCAAACGTTTTAGCTCGGGCGACATTGTACTCGTTGGTGCGCATTTACCGCATTATTGGAAATTTGATGACAGCTATTTTAACGAGGGCGAAGCAAACAATGCAGATGTGGTGGTGGTTCATTTTTGTGAAAACTTTTGGGGAAGTCACTTCCTTTCACTACCGGAAAACAAAGGAATGAAGTTAACGCTGGAAAGGGCCCAAAGAGGTATTCAGATCCTTGATAAAAGCAAACGACATATTGGAGAACTGATGGAAGAAATCCTATCAGCTACAGGCCCCAGAAGAATTATTCTTTTGATGGAAGCCATACTTGCTATAGAAAGCAGTGCTCAGGCTAAGCCCTTATCTTCAATGGGATTCCGTAATAATTTTGAAGAAACTGAAAATGACAGGATCAATGCGATTTACAATTATTCATTAACCCATTTTAAAAGAAAAATCCAGATGGAGGAAATGGCTGCAGTGGCGAACATTAGCCCAAATTCCTTTTGCAGGTATTTTAAAACAAGAACACGAAAAACATACACACAATTTATTAGTGAAATACGGGTTGGTCATGCCTGCAAACTACTGATTGAAGATAGCATGAATGTAAAGCAGATCTGCTATGAAAGCGGCTTTCATAATTTCGCCAGCTTTCATAAGCATTTTAAGATCATCACCGGACAAAGTCCGCTAAACTACCAGAAATCTTACCTCAGTAAATAA
- a CDS encoding prolipoprotein diacylglyceryl transferase, producing the protein MFPTVSHFIAYLFGIQVPLPFNTFGVFVALAFIAGYWAFTKEFKRKEALGILHPVKKLVTIGKPATIVEIGSNAGFGFLIGYKLVYALLNYQLFVSDAQTVLLSAKGNILGGLFFAGLFAYWDYQEKNKVKLDKPKTVEVTQHPYELMGTLIVWAAVWGFLGAKIFDNLEHWDSFVADPINSLLSFSGLTFYGGLICGGAAVLYIAHKNGIKVLHMLDIGGPGMMLAYSVGRIGCHMSGDGDWGITNLNPKPFSWLPDWLWAYTYPNNVANEGVHIPGCVGKFCNELAQPAYPTPLYEVIVCFILFLILWKIRDRIKSPGMMFGIYLMMNGVERFFIELIRVNTKYNVAGIHFTQAEFLSCVMFISGLLLVVNAVKNKEKLANY; encoded by the coding sequence ATGTTTCCAACCGTATCTCATTTTATAGCATACCTTTTTGGTATACAGGTTCCGCTTCCGTTTAATACATTTGGTGTTTTTGTTGCTTTGGCATTTATTGCAGGTTACTGGGCTTTTACCAAAGAATTTAAGCGTAAAGAAGCACTTGGTATCCTTCATCCGGTAAAGAAACTAGTTACGATTGGTAAACCTGCCACTATAGTAGAAATTGGTTCTAATGCGGGTTTTGGCTTTCTTATTGGCTATAAATTGGTTTATGCATTGCTAAATTATCAACTTTTTGTAAGTGATGCCCAAACGGTACTGCTTTCTGCCAAAGGAAATATCCTGGGTGGTTTGTTTTTTGCAGGCTTATTCGCCTATTGGGATTATCAGGAAAAAAATAAAGTAAAACTAGATAAGCCTAAAACAGTAGAAGTTACTCAGCATCCTTACGAGCTGATGGGCACACTGATTGTTTGGGCTGCGGTATGGGGCTTTTTAGGCGCTAAAATATTTGATAATCTGGAGCATTGGGATTCCTTTGTAGCAGATCCTATCAATAGCCTGCTTTCTTTTAGCGGTTTAACATTTTATGGTGGATTGATCTGCGGCGGAGCTGCAGTACTGTATATTGCTCATAAAAATGGCATTAAAGTATTGCACATGTTGGATATCGGTGGACCGGGAATGATGCTTGCTTATAGCGTTGGCCGTATTGGTTGCCACATGTCAGGTGATGGCGACTGGGGTATCACAAACTTAAATCCTAAGCCATTTTCATGGCTTCCAGACTGGCTTTGGGCTTATACTTATCCAAATAATGTAGCTAACGAAGGTGTACACATACCCGGATGTGTTGGTAAGTTTTGTAATGAGTTGGCTCAACCGGCATATCCAACACCTCTTTATGAGGTTATCGTTTGCTTTATCTTGTTTTTGATTTTATGGAAAATCCGCGACCGTATTAAATCGCCGGGTATGATGTTTGGAATTTACCTGATGATGAATGGTGTAGAGCGTTTCTTTATCGAGCTGATCAGGGTAAATACGAAGTACAATGTTGCAGGTATACACTTTACACAGGCAGAATTTTTATCTTGTGTGATGTTCATATCTGGCTTGCTTCTTGTGGTCAATGCAGTAAAAAACAAAGAAAAATTAGCCAACTATTAA
- the mtaB gene encoding tRNA (N(6)-L-threonylcarbamoyladenosine(37)-C(2))-methylthiotransferase MtaB, whose translation MKKVAFYTLGCKLNFSETSTIGRLFTDAGYAVVDFTDAADVYVINTCSVTEHADKKCRKVVKEALKYSPNAYVTIVGCYAQLKPTEIAEIEGVDMVLGAAEKFRIVEFISDLTKQPKAVVHQQNIEKVNHNFIAAYSIGDRTRTFLKVQDGCDYPCTYCTIPLARGGSRSDTIENVINRAQQIAESGVKEIVLTGVNLGDFGIRNGQREDKFFDLVKALDEVEGIERIRISSIEPNLLSNEIIEFVSTSKRFVPHFHIPLQSGSNKILGLMKRRYQRELYTERVAKIKAVMPNCCIGVDVIVGFPGETHEDFLDTYQFLNELDISYLHVFTYSEREQTEAAEMKGCVAGSARADRSKMLHILSDKKRRAFYQSQLNTIGEVLFEDDQKNGFMHGFTKNYVKVKAKYDPVMVNEIKTVKLVELTADGEVEVAETQEVLAH comes from the coding sequence ATGAAGAAAGTTGCATTTTATACATTGGGCTGTAAGTTGAATTTCTCTGAAACATCAACCATAGGCCGTTTATTTACCGACGCCGGATATGCTGTAGTGGATTTTACAGATGCGGCGGATGTATATGTAATCAATACATGTTCTGTAACAGAACATGCAGATAAGAAATGTCGTAAGGTTGTAAAAGAAGCCTTAAAATATTCACCCAATGCCTATGTTACCATTGTTGGCTGTTATGCACAGCTAAAACCAACAGAAATTGCAGAGATTGAAGGTGTGGATATGGTGTTGGGCGCTGCAGAAAAGTTCAGAATTGTTGAATTTATCTCCGATCTGACGAAACAACCAAAGGCAGTAGTTCATCAACAAAACATAGAGAAAGTAAACCATAATTTTATTGCGGCTTATTCTATTGGTGATCGCACCCGTACCTTTTTAAAAGTACAGGATGGTTGTGATTATCCTTGCACCTATTGTACCATACCATTGGCACGCGGCGGCAGCAGGAGTGACACCATCGAAAATGTAATCAATCGTGCTCAGCAAATTGCCGAAAGTGGTGTTAAAGAAATCGTATTGACAGGTGTAAATCTGGGCGATTTTGGTATCCGGAATGGACAGCGAGAAGATAAGTTCTTCGATCTGGTAAAAGCGCTTGATGAAGTTGAAGGTATTGAAAGGATCAGAATTTCTTCTATTGAACCGAATTTGCTAAGCAACGAGATCATTGAATTTGTGTCAACCTCAAAAAGGTTTGTGCCTCATTTTCATATTCCATTACAATCCGGTTCCAATAAAATATTGGGACTAATGAAAAGACGTTACCAACGTGAACTATATACTGAACGCGTTGCCAAAATAAAAGCCGTAATGCCAAACTGCTGTATTGGTGTCGATGTAATTGTGGGCTTCCCGGGTGAAACACATGAAGACTTTCTGGATACTTATCAGTTCCTGAATGAACTTGATATTTCATACCTGCATGTCTTTACATACTCTGAACGTGAGCAAACTGAGGCCGCCGAAATGAAAGGCTGCGTTGCAGGAAGTGCACGTGCAGACCGCAGTAAAATGCTTCACATCTTATCAGATAAAAAGCGCAGAGCCTTCTATCAGTCGCAGTTAAACACGATTGGTGAAGTTCTTTTCGAAGACGATCAGAAGAACGGATTTATGCATGGTTTTACTAAGAACTATGTGAAAGTAAAAGCAAAGTACGATCCCGTAATGGTTAATGAAATCAAAACCGTTAAACTGGTCGAGCTTACTGCTGATGGAGAGGTAGAAGTTGCAGAAACACAAGAAGTATTAGCGCATTAA
- a CDS encoding sigma-70 family RNA polymerase sigma factor — MSNKLSSSVPTDREVVLGILNNSEEALNKLYTGYFPMILQFILNNNGDEDDAKDVYQEGIIVLYNKIKSGNFELSSKLKTYIYSVCRRIWLKKLSQQSKKTNDVTDFDDLISVEEDVEQHEEKDLQFEKMQSALLHLGEPCKTIIQDFYLNNLSMQNICEKFGYTNTDNAKTQKYKCLQRLKKLFFQS, encoded by the coding sequence GTGAGTAATAAGTTAAGCAGTTCAGTTCCAACAGATAGAGAGGTTGTTTTAGGGATACTAAATAACTCAGAAGAAGCGCTAAATAAGTTGTATACGGGGTATTTTCCGATGATTTTACAATTTATTCTGAATAATAACGGTGACGAGGATGATGCAAAAGACGTGTATCAGGAAGGGATTATTGTTTTATACAATAAGATTAAAAGCGGTAATTTTGAATTAAGCAGTAAACTAAAAACCTACATATATTCAGTTTGTAGACGAATTTGGTTAAAGAAGCTTTCACAGCAAAGCAAAAAAACAAATGATGTCACAGACTTTGATGATTTGATATCAGTTGAGGAGGATGTGGAACAGCACGAGGAGAAGGATCTGCAGTTTGAAAAAATGCAATCAGCTTTGCTTCATCTGGGCGAACCCTGTAAAACGATTATTCAGGATTTTTATTTAAATAACCTTTCAATGCAGAATATCTGTGAGAAATTTGGCTATACCAATACGGATAATGCCAAAACACAGAAATATAAATGCCTTCAAAGGTTAAAGAAATTATTTTTTCAATCTTAA